The Bos javanicus breed banteng chromosome 18, ARS-OSU_banteng_1.0, whole genome shotgun sequence genome has a segment encoding these proteins:
- the KASH5 gene encoding protein KASH5 isoform X5: MDMPEDQAGGPTAKMYLWDQAEDRSLGTLLSLEEQILNSTFEACDPQRTGTVAVTHLLAYLEAVTGRGPQDARLQTLACSLDPSGEGPQATVDLDTFLVVMRDWITACQLDGGLELEEETAFEGALTSQQLPSGCPEVEDPANLESFGGEDPRPELPATADLLSSLEDLELSNRRLAGENAKLQRSVETAEEGSARLGEEISALRKQLRSTQQALQLARGVDEELEDLKTLAKSLEEQNRSLLAQARHTEKEQQRLVAEMETLQEENGKLLAERDGVKRRSEELASEKDMLKRQLYECEHLICQRDAILSERTRHAESLTKTLEEYRATTQELRLEISHLEEQLSQTQEGLDELSEGAQVRRVDCTNLLPPSLGVELQAIQQKQEERAVDLSSPLCGVWPWEEVVSEMDGEEGLPPETPPGGQRNLQEESAHPQEGREEPSTRLPRREEEDGAEIQVMVDLPLHPEDSHPGDILGNLPERVTRHLLIPAPLLGLLLLLLLSVLLLGQSPPPTWPHLQLCYLQPPPV, from the exons ATGGACATGCCAGAGGACCAGGCAGGTGGCCCCACCGCAAAAA TGTACCTCTGGGACCAGGCAGAGGACAGAAGCCTGGGGACACTGCTCAGCTTAGAGGAGCAAATACTCAACTCCACGTTCGAAGCTTGTGACCCCCAGAGAACAG GCACTGTGGCTGTGACCCATCTACTAGCCTACCTGGAGGCCGTGACTGGACGGGGTCCCCAGGATGCTCGCCTCCAAACACTGGCCTGCAGCCTGGACCCCAGTGGGGAGGGCCCTCAGGCCACCGTGGACTTGGACACCTTCCTGGTGGTCATGCGGGACTGGATCACTGCCTGTCAGCTGGATGG GGGATTAGAGCTGGAAGAGGAGACGGCCTTCGAGGGAGCCCTGACCTCCCAGCAACTGCCATCTG GATGCCCAGAAGTTGAGGATCCGGCCAATCTGGAGAGCTTCGGAGGCGAAGACCCCAGACCTGAGTT gccTGCCACTGCCGACCTGCTGAGCAGCCTGGAGGACTTGGAGCTCAGCAACCGCCGCCTGGCTGGGGAGAATGCCAAACTGCAACGTAGTGTGGAGACAGCCGAGGAGGGGTCCGCACGCCTTGGGGAGGAGATATCAGCCCTGCGCAAGCAGCTCCGCAG tacCCAGCAGGCTCTGCAGTTGGCCAGGGGCGTGGATGAGGAGCTGGAGGACCTGAAGACTCTGGCCAAGAGCCTGGAGGAACAGAACCGCAGCCTTCTGGCCCAGGCCCGGCACACG GAAAAGGAGCAGCAGCGTTTGGTGGCCGAGATGGAGACTCTGCAGGAAGAG AATGGGAAGCTCCTGGCCGAGCGGGATGGAGTGAAGAGGAGGAGTGAGGAGCTGGCCTCGGAGAAGGACATGTTGAAG CGGCAGCTCTATGAATGTGAACACCTCATTTGCCAGCGAGACGCCATCCTCTCCGAG CGCACTCGCCACGCGGAGAGCCTGACCAAGACCTTGGAGGAGTACAGAGCCACAACCCAG GAACTGAGGCTGGAAATCTCCCACTTGGAGGAGCAGCTGAGTCAGACCCAGGAGGGGCTGGATGA GCTATCCGAAGGGGCCCAGGTGAGGAGAGTGGACTGCACCAACCTGCTGCCGCCGTCGCTGGGTGTGGAGCTCCAGGCCATTCAGCAG AAACAAGAGGAGAGAGCCGTCGATCTCTCCAGCCCGCTGTGTGGAGTGTGGCCGTGGGAGGAGGTGGTCAGCGAGAtggatggggaggaggggcttCCTCCTGAAACCCCTCCTGGGGGGCAG AGAAACTTGCAGGAAGAGTCAGCGCACcctcaggaaggaagggaggagccaTCGACGAG GTTGCccagaagagaggaagaggaCGGAGCAGAGATCCAGGTCATG GTGGACCTCCCCCTCCATCCAGAAGACTCACACCCTGGAGACATCCTCGGAAACCTTCCTGAGAG GGTCACCCGGCACCTCCTGATCCCAGCGCCACTcctgggcctgctgctgctgctgctgctctccgTCCTGCTGCTGGGCCAGTCCCCGCCCCCCACGTGGCCCCACCTCCAGCTCTGCTACCTCCAGCCTCCTCCAGTGTGA
- the KASH5 gene encoding protein KASH5 isoform X9, whose product MDMPEDQAGGPTAKMYLWDQAEDRSLGTLLSLEEQILNSTFEACDPQRTGTVAVTHLLAYLEAVTGRGPQDARLQTLACSLDPSGEGPQATVDLDTFLVVMRDWITACQLDGGLELEEETAFEGALTSQQLPSGCPEVEDPANLESFGGEDPRPELPATADLLSSLEDLELSNRRLAGENAKLQRSVETAEEGSARLGEEISALRKQLRSTQQALQLARGVDEELEDLKTLAKSLEEQNRSLLAQARHTEKEQQRLVAEMETLQEENGKLLAERDGVKRRSEELASEKDMLKRQLYECEHLICQRDAILSERTRHAESLTKTLEEYRATTQELRLEISHLEEQLSQTQEGLDELSEGAQVRRVDCTNLLPPSLGVELQAIQQRNLQEESAHPQEGREEPSTRLPRREEEDGAEIQVMVDLPLHPEDSHPGDILGNLPERVTRHLLIPAPLLGLLLLLLLSVLLLGQSPPPTWPHLQLCYLQPPPV is encoded by the exons ATGGACATGCCAGAGGACCAGGCAGGTGGCCCCACCGCAAAAA TGTACCTCTGGGACCAGGCAGAGGACAGAAGCCTGGGGACACTGCTCAGCTTAGAGGAGCAAATACTCAACTCCACGTTCGAAGCTTGTGACCCCCAGAGAACAG GCACTGTGGCTGTGACCCATCTACTAGCCTACCTGGAGGCCGTGACTGGACGGGGTCCCCAGGATGCTCGCCTCCAAACACTGGCCTGCAGCCTGGACCCCAGTGGGGAGGGCCCTCAGGCCACCGTGGACTTGGACACCTTCCTGGTGGTCATGCGGGACTGGATCACTGCCTGTCAGCTGGATGG GGGATTAGAGCTGGAAGAGGAGACGGCCTTCGAGGGAGCCCTGACCTCCCAGCAACTGCCATCTG GATGCCCAGAAGTTGAGGATCCGGCCAATCTGGAGAGCTTCGGAGGCGAAGACCCCAGACCTGAGTT gccTGCCACTGCCGACCTGCTGAGCAGCCTGGAGGACTTGGAGCTCAGCAACCGCCGCCTGGCTGGGGAGAATGCCAAACTGCAACGTAGTGTGGAGACAGCCGAGGAGGGGTCCGCACGCCTTGGGGAGGAGATATCAGCCCTGCGCAAGCAGCTCCGCAG tacCCAGCAGGCTCTGCAGTTGGCCAGGGGCGTGGATGAGGAGCTGGAGGACCTGAAGACTCTGGCCAAGAGCCTGGAGGAACAGAACCGCAGCCTTCTGGCCCAGGCCCGGCACACG GAAAAGGAGCAGCAGCGTTTGGTGGCCGAGATGGAGACTCTGCAGGAAGAG AATGGGAAGCTCCTGGCCGAGCGGGATGGAGTGAAGAGGAGGAGTGAGGAGCTGGCCTCGGAGAAGGACATGTTGAAG CGGCAGCTCTATGAATGTGAACACCTCATTTGCCAGCGAGACGCCATCCTCTCCGAG CGCACTCGCCACGCGGAGAGCCTGACCAAGACCTTGGAGGAGTACAGAGCCACAACCCAG GAACTGAGGCTGGAAATCTCCCACTTGGAGGAGCAGCTGAGTCAGACCCAGGAGGGGCTGGATGA GCTATCCGAAGGGGCCCAGGTGAGGAGAGTGGACTGCACCAACCTGCTGCCGCCGTCGCTGGGTGTGGAGCTCCAGGCCATTCAGCAG AGAAACTTGCAGGAAGAGTCAGCGCACcctcaggaaggaagggaggagccaTCGACGAG GTTGCccagaagagaggaagaggaCGGAGCAGAGATCCAGGTCATG GTGGACCTCCCCCTCCATCCAGAAGACTCACACCCTGGAGACATCCTCGGAAACCTTCCTGAGAG GGTCACCCGGCACCTCCTGATCCCAGCGCCACTcctgggcctgctgctgctgctgctgctctccgTCCTGCTGCTGGGCCAGTCCCCGCCCCCCACGTGGCCCCACCTCCAGCTCTGCTACCTCCAGCCTCCTCCAGTGTGA
- the KASH5 gene encoding protein KASH5 isoform X6 yields MYLWDQAEDRSLGTLLSLEEQILNSTFEACDPQRTGTVAVTHLLAYLEAVTGRGPQDARLQTLACSLDPSGEGPQATVDLDTFLVVMRDWITACQLDGGLELEEETAFEGALTSQQLPSGCPEVEDPANLESFGGEDPRPELPATADLLSSLEDLELSNRRLAGENAKLQRSVETAEEGSARLGEEISALRKQLRSTQQALQLARGVDEELEDLKTLAKSLEEQNRSLLAQARHTEKEQQRLVAEMETLQEENGKLLAERDGVKRRSEELASEKDMLKRQLYECEHLICQRDAILSERTRHAESLTKTLEEYRATTQELRLEISHLEEQLSQTQEGLDELSEGAQVRRVDCTNLLPPSLGVELQAIQQKQEERAVDLSSPLCGVWPWEEVVSEMDGEEGLPPETPPGGQRNLQEESAHPQEGREEPSTRLPRREEEDGAEIQVMVDLPLHPEDSHPGDILGNLPERVTRHLLIPAPLLGLLLLLLLSVLLLGQSPPPTWPHLQLCYLQPPPV; encoded by the exons A TGTACCTCTGGGACCAGGCAGAGGACAGAAGCCTGGGGACACTGCTCAGCTTAGAGGAGCAAATACTCAACTCCACGTTCGAAGCTTGTGACCCCCAGAGAACAG GCACTGTGGCTGTGACCCATCTACTAGCCTACCTGGAGGCCGTGACTGGACGGGGTCCCCAGGATGCTCGCCTCCAAACACTGGCCTGCAGCCTGGACCCCAGTGGGGAGGGCCCTCAGGCCACCGTGGACTTGGACACCTTCCTGGTGGTCATGCGGGACTGGATCACTGCCTGTCAGCTGGATGG GGGATTAGAGCTGGAAGAGGAGACGGCCTTCGAGGGAGCCCTGACCTCCCAGCAACTGCCATCTG GATGCCCAGAAGTTGAGGATCCGGCCAATCTGGAGAGCTTCGGAGGCGAAGACCCCAGACCTGAGTT gccTGCCACTGCCGACCTGCTGAGCAGCCTGGAGGACTTGGAGCTCAGCAACCGCCGCCTGGCTGGGGAGAATGCCAAACTGCAACGTAGTGTGGAGACAGCCGAGGAGGGGTCCGCACGCCTTGGGGAGGAGATATCAGCCCTGCGCAAGCAGCTCCGCAG tacCCAGCAGGCTCTGCAGTTGGCCAGGGGCGTGGATGAGGAGCTGGAGGACCTGAAGACTCTGGCCAAGAGCCTGGAGGAACAGAACCGCAGCCTTCTGGCCCAGGCCCGGCACACG GAAAAGGAGCAGCAGCGTTTGGTGGCCGAGATGGAGACTCTGCAGGAAGAG AATGGGAAGCTCCTGGCCGAGCGGGATGGAGTGAAGAGGAGGAGTGAGGAGCTGGCCTCGGAGAAGGACATGTTGAAG CGGCAGCTCTATGAATGTGAACACCTCATTTGCCAGCGAGACGCCATCCTCTCCGAG CGCACTCGCCACGCGGAGAGCCTGACCAAGACCTTGGAGGAGTACAGAGCCACAACCCAG GAACTGAGGCTGGAAATCTCCCACTTGGAGGAGCAGCTGAGTCAGACCCAGGAGGGGCTGGATGA GCTATCCGAAGGGGCCCAGGTGAGGAGAGTGGACTGCACCAACCTGCTGCCGCCGTCGCTGGGTGTGGAGCTCCAGGCCATTCAGCAG AAACAAGAGGAGAGAGCCGTCGATCTCTCCAGCCCGCTGTGTGGAGTGTGGCCGTGGGAGGAGGTGGTCAGCGAGAtggatggggaggaggggcttCCTCCTGAAACCCCTCCTGGGGGGCAG AGAAACTTGCAGGAAGAGTCAGCGCACcctcaggaaggaagggaggagccaTCGACGAG GTTGCccagaagagaggaagaggaCGGAGCAGAGATCCAGGTCATG GTGGACCTCCCCCTCCATCCAGAAGACTCACACCCTGGAGACATCCTCGGAAACCTTCCTGAGAG GGTCACCCGGCACCTCCTGATCCCAGCGCCACTcctgggcctgctgctgctgctgctgctctccgTCCTGCTGCTGGGCCAGTCCCCGCCCCCCACGTGGCCCCACCTCCAGCTCTGCTACCTCCAGCCTCCTCCAGTGTGA